The nucleotide sequence ATACACAGGTGAAATCCTTTTGGGATGATGAAGTTGGATGATCAATAAAGCGATTTAGCAGTAAATCTGAACATTGATAATGtcatctcttcttctttttttttttttttcttttttttttttttagcttttcCATATATCTATcgacttttttttcccttttttttaaattttctccAAAGATGTTTTTATTCAGgcaattgttcagttgttcatgCAATGCATAGGAGTCCAATGGTACTAGAATAGATATGACGGACCTATTTTCGCTCAGTAGACGAAAATGGCTCGCTGCGTCTTTAGCTGGGTTTTCCCATGTAGGCTCACATAATGCTTTAATCTTACCTAATGACGGCAGATTTCTATGTCTCCATACGCCCCTTTGTTCTCGTGGTGGCCTCATTGATTAGCTCCGTTGCTTGTTAAGAGGAGGAAATGAAAGGAAATAAGCCTTTGAATTCATCACTCAAAGCAGCAGCGTCTTCGGCAAACAGGTAATAtgcattaaaggcacactaGTTCCTGTGAAAACAACTGCCCCCTATCCCAGAtctgaccatccctccacttggacacataccaaaaatacaCCCTGACTgctaccgcaacacggtggcctagtgggaAGGCGTCcgcgggaggtcgtgagttcgaaccccggccgggtcataacTAAGACTTTaagattggcaatctagtggctgctccgcctggcgtctggcattatggggttagtgctaggactggttggtccggtgtcagaataatgtgactgggtgagacatgaagcctgtgctgcgacttctgtcttgtgtgtggcgcacgttaaatgtccaagcagcaccgccctgatatggcccttcgtggtggactgggcgtcaagcaaacaaacaaacaaacaaacaaacaaacaaacaaaccctgactgcttcctgtgcacagtgggaaaTTTTAGTAATTCATTGAGGAAATTGACATTGATGGATTTTAAGACATCAATATACTCAAAATAAATTCCCTCTGCAAAGACAGCACCCAGGCtattcattatatttagtcaagttttgactaaatattttaacatcgagggggaatcgaaacgagggtcgtggtgtatgtgcgtctgtctgtctgtgtgtgtgtgtgtgtgtgtagagcgattcagaccaaactactggacagatctttatgaaatttgacatgagagttcctgggtatgaaatccccgaacgtttttttcatatttttgataaatgtctttgatgacgtcatatccggcttttcgtgaaagttgaggcggcactgtcacgccctcatttttcaaccaaattggttcaaattttggtcaagtaattttcgacgaagcccggacttcggtattgcatttcagcttggtggcttaaaaattaattaatgactttggtcattaaaaatctgaaaattgtaaaaaaaaaataaaaattttcaaaacgatccaaatttacgtttatcttattctccatcatttgctgattccaaaaacatataaatatgttatattcggattaaaaacaagctctgaaaattaaatatataaaaattattatcaaaattaaattgtcgaaatcaatttaaaaacactttcatctgattccttgtcggttcctgattccaaaaacatatagatatgatatgtttggattaaaaacacgctcagaaagttaaaacaaagagaggtacagaaaagcgtgctatccttcttagcgcaactactaccccgctcttcttgtcaatttcactgcctttgccatgagcggtggactgacgatgcttcgagttttcggtcttgctgaaaaatggcagctacttgactaaatattgtattttcgccttacgcgacttgtttttggtaTGTATCCAAGTGGAGGGGGTTGCCTTTTCTCACGTAGAAAcgtggccagatctgagatggtgagtcgaatCGTTGACACCGTCACAGGAAGGACAGAGCCTTTAAGGGCATCGCACACGGGCGGATTAGGGGCAATCTCCGCTCGATGGAAATTGTCAATGGACGCGACTCGTTTTTCGAAGAGTAGATTCAAGCTATTGTCAGCGTCTGTTGATGAGTCGCGTGTGCCCAGGCTAATCATGGTGGGGGATAGTTTGTTCAGTGCTGGTCTTTCCTTCGCCTTCTTATTCTCTAATCTTCCCTGTCCTTTCTTCTCTTATGCGTTCTCCAACCTTCTGACCGTAGTAAGTGAAACCCCATTGCAAAATAGACAAATCCCCCACCTTCATTTGGTTCGAAGCCACGCCGATAGTGACGAAATGGTTACAAAGCTAGCGCACTACCGAGTGAGCCACCACAAACCTGCCCGTTTAGTGTACGGCGCACGGTTTGCTCGTCGGTGAGAAATAATCGTGTGACTTGCCCCTTCGATAACACGCAGGAATAAATAAAATGGGTTTTGCCCGGATCGTTTTATTTGATTGTTTGGCCATTTGTCTCCTCCTATTATTCAAATATTTCTGGCAAACCCGATTTAGGCTTCATCCGCCATTATCCTTTCctttgctttctttttctctcgtgTTTCATtgcgggtgttttttttcttgacatCGGTGTTTTACATATATCTAAATGCTGAACCTTTGAGTTGTATTTCGAACACCAATCTTTTCTATTTTTGAAAACTCACTGCTGCGATTATCTGCGTTTTGGTGGCAGGAAAGTAAAGTGTTCTTCCATGACATCGACAATACAAGTAAAAGCAGTGATAAAATTAACATCCACGGATTCTATGGGTAACATTTCAAAGCAtgtcttatttttttatgcgtATGGTTCAGAAAGaagttgtttcttttttaaaagGAATCACTGGTTGAATCAACTTTTAATTCCAAGAATACTATGGTTGTATATTTCATCTGGACACCAAGAGAGGAAAAACAGAACATAAAGGTCAGAAAGGAAATGAAGAACCGCAAGAAGACAAGATGTTGATAACACGAAAATAGTTCACGAAGGAAAACGTGAGTAAGAGAACAGCGAGAACGCGAAGAGGGAAGATAGCTGAAGACGACAAGAACAAATGAAGATGGAATAGGGGGCGTACAGGCTATGTGATTATAACGACGAGGGGAAATGGCTGAAGAAGACGAAACGAGGAGTCGCAATTTAAAGAAATTCCAGAGAAACAGTATAGATTTAAAGAGACAAGCATCATGTTTTAAAAAGATTTAAAATTAAAAGTACCAGCGCCGACGCTTCGGTCAGCAACATTCACGCATGAATAGAAAGTCAGACTTTGGTCAAGTtattatatgtgaccctccaccacggaacgagtcgcatgtcacctttgcatgattttcatatttttacattttcataaagagtgttttatgctctatctagtggtgaaacccgttttagaaaagagcaaaaactgtttgagttatataCCTgtaactaaggtgaccctcacactgttaccagacactccccggacttacattaagcctagcgcagaaccgcgcgaggtcttcttcttcttcttgcgttcgccgtcacaccaacagtttagtctgcgagacgaatgacgtcgtggcttccaggtcttgtctgctcccatagagtttggtgcggagagggactgatgctggccacactttgtctctgattggtttgagttgggggcatgtcattaagacatgttctggagtctggtcttccagaccacagggacaggttggtgatggggtcAGCTTCAGCTTCCTGAACATGTGGGCGTTGAGGCGACAGTGACCAGTTCGTAGTCGCATGATCACTACTTGCTGCCATCGTTCTAGGAGATGATATGCGTCTCTCGTGGATTGTGGTCGCATTGCTGCCTTCACGAGGGTTTTATTCTCAGCGAAGCTGACTGGGTTGTCTGGTTGTTCCTCCCTGGCTCCGAGTTTGGCGagctcatcagctgtttcattgCCTGGAATTCCGCAGTGTGCTGGAACCCATTGCAGGACTACTCGTCGAGTCTTGGCAAGCTCCTGGAGTTTCTCCATCAGACGAGGAAGTTTGTTTCCTGCAAGGGCTTCCAGGGCAGACAGTGCATCGGAGAGGAAAACAACTTGGGGGCATTCGCTTTCCGAGTCATGAATCATGGAGGCTGCTTGCATGATGGCCTGAACTTCTGCTGCATAGTTTGAGCAGTACTTTCCTGTTGGTATCCCTGCTGTAGAAGTGTGCCCCTCAGGAGATCTGACAAGTACACCTGCTCCTCCATTGGCCACGGCGTTTGTTGCTGAACCGTCTGTATACGCGTGGATCCAGGCGTCTTCAGGGTACCATTCAGCAATCATGGCGAGTGTTAGGGTGCGCCTGGTAGTGTCATTCTGGGAATCTCTTGGGGTAACGTAGGGGACTGTGGTGGAGATGTGAAGATTCTTGTAGTCTTCATTCCATGGCTGCGGCAGATCTGAGAAGCTGATTGGTAGTGCTGATGTAGGTACAGAGGCTTGGTGCTCTCTGGCAAGTCTCTTGCTTTCATGTAAGAAGCTGCTGCGCTTGAGGCGGTTCTTTGTCAGGTTATCCATCCTCTTCTTCATCGGATGTGCAGGCAGGCACTTGAATTTCTCTGTCTGAACCATGACCTTGGCGTCTCTTCTCTGACTGAGGGGTTGAATGGCAGCAACTTCTTCCATGGCCTTTATTGGTGTGGATCTCATCGATCCAGTAATGATCCTGAGGGCTTGGTTTTTGGACCCTGTCCAGTGTCTGCTGGTGGGTCTTCGCTGCTGTAGACCAAGCTGTGGAGCCATACTCAAGATGGGGCCTGACTGCTCCCTGGTAGACTCGCTTGAGTATCTCTTCGTTTGCTCCCCAGCTGGTTCCGGCTAGCTTCCGCATGATGGCAAGCTTGCGCCTGGCCTTTGCTTCAGCATTGTGGATGTGGGGTTTCCAGGTCTGTTTCTTGTCAAAAGTGACACCAAGATATGTTGCCTCGTCATCACTTCTCAGGGGTGTGTCACCAAGCTTGATGGTTCCAGTCTTTTGTTTTGAGGATAGGGTGAAGAGTGTTGTGGAGGCCTTTTCCTTGTTGATGGCAACACACCATTCATCTGCCCGTGCTGCCAGCCGGTCAGCAGCCAGTTGCATCCTGTACGTGGCAGTTGTGGCGTATTCCTCCTTGCACCACATCACcaaatcatcagcatataatGCAGCGTGGATACCTTTGGGAAGAATTTGTACAAAGTCGTtgaccgcgcgaggtgacatgcgactcatttcgtggtggagggtcacatatatagaTTTTCCTGATCAACACGCAGACGAATACATTTgccatacacacgcacagatcgGTGCACAACCCACAAACTAAATCTCCCTCAACTCTACCCCACCTCATGCCCATATATGTAAGAAACAACATGTTTTCTATGGGAAGGCTCTTTTGCTTTTCTCTGCTGCTGCTGGAACAAAAGCAAAGCGGGGGGCCAAGAAAACAAGAGTGCTGGGCAGAGTTGAGGTGGTTGACGCGATTTTTCAATTATtaatttgttattattattatgtcacGCCCAGTGTTTATTCTCGGTCAAAGGTTGGTAGTGATCACCAATAACAAAGAGTTTTTTAATGTGAGGGAAAGAGATGACGCACAGCATAACAGAacaacacgagagagagagagagacagagacagacagatagagggaTGGACAGACAAaccgaaagagagtgaaagagaaaaCGAACTCTCTTTTTTTAAGGATAAAGGCACAATGCCTTGTCTAACACCCTATCCTTTATGATAATAACATGCTAAAATACAACCTGAGTGGGGAAAAAATAAGGGATAAAGACCACTAACAGGCAagaaaaatcaacaaacaaatgaacaaaaaagagaaatggggggggggggggggcagctacTCTAATATtgaaagataagagagagaaggagatataaagggagagagggggagggtggtgagaaacagacggacacagaaacagacggacacagagacagacggatacagacagagagagattgacagagacagagggaggctATCACAAAAACACTCAAGGACAATCAGAACCAGTTCAATGGCCCAGACTCCTTTGAAGTGCAAAGGAAGAAACTTTAGTTGGATGAGTATTTTCCCCCTTTTTTCTGCTCCTGttcttcttcacacacacacacacacacacacacgcacgcacgcacacacacacacacacacacacacacacacacacacacacacacacgtacgcaaacacacacacacacacacacacacatacacaca is from Littorina saxatilis isolate snail1 linkage group LG5, US_GU_Lsax_2.0, whole genome shotgun sequence and encodes:
- the LOC138967712 gene encoding uncharacterized protein — translated: MAPQLGLQQRRPTSRHWTGSKNQALRIITGSMRSTPIKAMEEVAAIQPLSQRRDAKVMVQTEKFKCLPAHPMKKRMDNLTKNRLKRSSFLHESKRLAREHQASVPTSALPISFSDLPQPWNEDYKNLHISTTVPYVTPRDSQNDTTRRTLTLAMIAEWYPEDAWIHAYTDGSATNAVANGGAGVLVRSPEGHTSTAGIPTGKYCSNYAAEVQAIMQAASMIHDSESECPQVVFLSDALSALEALAGNKLPRLMEKLQELAKTRRVVLQWVPAHCGIPGNETADELAKLGAREEQPDNPVSFAENKTLVKAAMRPQSTRDAYHLLERWQQVVIMRLRTGHCRLNAHMFRKLKLTPSPTCPCVWMPAANSNLHRGDWRRPDKKKKKKKKKNKKNKKKKKN